In a genomic window of Deltaproteobacteria bacterium:
- a CDS encoding bacteriohemerythrin — MAKLEWTKKFDTGIEVIDSQHKRIMNYINQLEDLRIVHPLRPDPEVGRVIGELVDYTMSHFAFEESLMDEAGYEFLIAHKTVHTNFTLRIDEFHDRYKNGENIAHELHALLVSWLVNHIITDDANYAPTVTQFLEKREKAKNSGWIATKLRGFFGAK; from the coding sequence ATGGCAAAACTCGAATGGACGAAAAAATTCGATACGGGCATTGAAGTCATCGACAGCCAGCACAAGCGCATCATGAACTACATCAACCAGCTTGAAGACCTGCGGATCGTTCATCCCCTGCGCCCGGATCCGGAGGTTGGCCGCGTCATCGGCGAACTTGTTGACTACACCATGTCGCACTTCGCCTTTGAAGAATCATTGATGGACGAGGCCGGATATGAATTTCTGATCGCGCACAAAACCGTGCACACAAATTTCACGCTGCGCATCGATGAATTCCACGACAGATACAAAAACGGAGAAAATATCGCCCACGAACTGCATGCCCTTCTCGTCAGTTGGCTGGTGAACCACATCATCACCGATGACGCCAACTACGCGCCAACAGTCACACAATTCCTGGAAAAACGTGAAAAGGCCAAGAACAGCGGCTGGATTGCCACTAAGCTCCGGGGATTCTTCGGGGCCAAGTAG